In Actinopolymorpha sp. NPDC004070, the genomic window CGGGCGACGGGCCGCACAGATGCTGGCGGACGTGCTCAGCCTCGTCTGGATCTATCTGTCCGTACGCCTGATCGTCGCGGGATACGACCAGATGATCGGGTACGCCATCCCGGGGCAACGCCTGGAGACGGCCGGAACGGACATCCAGGACAAGATGACCACGGCTGGGCGGGAGGTGTCCGGGACCCCGGTCGTGGGGGACGCGCTGCGGACGCCGTTCGAGACGATGGCCGGCACCGGGTCCTCGATCGCCGACACCGGGCGCACGGTGCAGGACTTCGTGCACCAGCTCGCCGTGGGGACCGCGGTCGTGCTGGGCCTCGTGTTGTTCGGGCTGTTGCTGGTCCGCCTCGCGTTCCGCGTCCGGTGGATCGTGCGGGCTACCTCGGCCAGCCGGCTGGCCAGTACGCCAGGTGGCATCTCGGCACTGGCACTGCGCGCCCTGGTCAACCGCCGGTACCGCCCGCTGGTCGCGGCTGCACCCGCGCTGGGTGACGCCTGGCGCCGCGGCGACCCCGAGTCCCTGCGCCGGCTCGCCTCGGTCGAACTCCACCGCCTCGGCCTCGAGCTCACCTCGGTAACTGGATCCGGGGCCGGCTCAGTGGCCGGCGCGGACCGCACGCGGTGAGGCGCCCAGCTCCCGCCTGCAGGCCTTGTTGAACGCCTGCAGGTCACCGATCCCGACCGAGGCCGCGATGGTCGGAATGGACAACGTGGACTCGCGCAGCAGGTGGCGGGCGCGTTCCAGCCGGCGCCTGCGGATGTGCGCGACCACGGTGTCGCCGGTCTCCGCGCGGAACAACCGGGTCAGGTGGTTGTGGGAGACGCCGGCCGCCCGGGCGACGTCGGGGACGGTGATCGGGCTGGCCAGGTTGGCGGCGATGTAGGCGAACGCCCGGGCGACCGCGGCGTGCGGCCCGCCGTCGGTCGCGGCGCCGAGTTGCACGACGTTCCACAGCGCCGCCCACACCTGCGCGGTGGCCCGGGCCGGCGAGTCCGGCCAGGCCGCGACCGCGCGGGAGAGGAGCTCGGTCAGCTGCGGGGCGTCGGCGCCGGCGTCCTGCATCAGCGGCACGACCCGCGCCGGGCCGGTGGCCGGAAGCCGCAGGTGGGCGTACAGGTGCTCCGAACGTCCGCGGTAGATGTACTGCACCTGTACGCCGGGAGGGATCAGGCTCACCCGGCCCGGCCGGATCACGTACGCCGAGCCGTCCACCACCAGGTCGGCGGAATAGCGGTACAGGTGGAACTGCCACATGTCCGGCAGCCGGAAGACGTCGCGGCGGCGGACCGTGCCGTGCACGCCGACGCCCATGCTCACGACCTGCGGCGGCTCCTCGATCCGGATCGCGACCTGCCCGGGCGGGACCAGACCGGGTCCGGCCAGCCCGGCCCCGGCGTGTCCGGCGTCGGCCAGCGCGGACCGGGTTGGGACAGCGTTCTCCGGCACGGTGAAAAACTACCAGTAATGGTGATTGGAACCCACGCGTGGAAAGGTGATCGCGGCCTAGCGTGGACGGGTGCCTACCAGCACGTCCGCCGGCAGCCTCCAGCTCGCCGGCGCCCACCGGCACACGCCCCGGCCCTCGGAGAGCACATGACCTTCCAGCCAGCCCGCGACCACCTGCTCACCTCGGTGCAGATGGCGCACTTCGTCTCGCACGGCTCCCTCATCATGGAGGCGGTCGTCCCCGACGAGTTGAACGCCCAGGCGCTCGACGTCTTCCGCGCCGGCATCCCGGCGGTCCCGTACGGCACCTCCATCGAGGACTCCTTCCCCGAGGGCTCGTTCGCGCGCCGCCTGGTCGAGGTCCCCCAGATCGCGGGTGCCATCCACAGCCTGGTCGGCCCCGGCCCGACCATCGACCACCACGCGGTGCACATCCGCAGGCCGAGGGACGGCCAGGCGCAGCCGCTGCACGGCGACGCGATCATCGACGTACGGCTGGACGCGTTCGACGTGCAGCTCATGTACTACCCGCAGGACGTCACGCTGGAGATGGGCGGAACGCTCAGCGTGCCGGGCAGCCACCTGCGCCGTACGAACGAGAGCGACACCGGCCGCTACCAGAACCTCCGCGGCCAGACCCGGCTCACCTGCCCGGCGGGCACGGTCGTCTTCGTCCACCACGGCATCTGGCACGGCGGCCGGCGCAACGACAGCGACATCGAGCGCTTCATGTTCAAGATCCGGTTCAACCCGACGGTGCGCCAGTTGCGGCTGTGGAACACCGACGACATCGACAAGCCCGAGGTCGGTGAGAAGCTGCGTACCCGCTTCCCGTGGTACGAGCACGCGACCGGCCGGCTGGAGATCTACAACCGGGTCCAGATGTGGCGGGCGCTCACCGGCGACGACACCTTCGACATCGACTACTGGTCGACCAGGGTGAGCAACCGCCCGCAGCGGGTCGTCGCCACGGCCGGGCGCTGACGGCCTTCACACCCCGGCCCACCGCGTCCACTCCGCGTCCACTCTTCATCTGGAGTCACTGATCCATGAGCACCACGACCGAACAACTCTTCACCGCCGGACCGGACGGAGCGGGTGAGCAGGTCCTGCGCCAGCGGGTTCTCGTCCTCTACCTCGCCACGTCCGCACTGGACAGCAGCGTCGTCGGCTGGGCCAACTACGACGGGACCGGGCAGACCTCGCCGACGACCGGCGACAGCGACGAGCCGCCGTACGACACCGGCGTCGCCGCGTTGCGGGACGGCTGGCGGCTGATCCAGGCGTCGCAGCTCATCCCGCCCTATCCCGGCCACGAGTACGACGTGTCGTTCCTGAAGCACGAGTTCCTGTTCGAGAAGCTGGTGAACGTCGCCGGCTAGGGTCCGCAGGACAGCCCCAGGGCGTACGCCCCACTGGTCGGCGGTCTCCCGGGCGAGCGCGGCCTGACGCCCGGGAGACCGCTTTCTGACATCTTCACGGCATCGCGTCCGGCGGTGTTGACATCGACGTATTTCCGTCGTATCTCCACCTGGCAAAGAACCCAGAGAGATCCTACGGTTACGCAATGGCAGATCGAGCCGCTCACCGGGTGCGGAGCTGGGGGCTGTGGGCGCTCCCCGCTCCGGCCATGGTGTTCCTTCTGCTGGTCGAGTTGACCGCGCTCGTCTGTGCCGCCGGTCTGCTGAGCGACCGCGCCGCGTTCGGCGGAACCATGACCGCGGTGATCCTGGGCGCCTGCGGCGTGGTCAGCGTCGAGGGCGCCCGGCGGGTCGAACGCCGTCGGCGCCGGGGCGGGGCGCTGCACAAGGACCTGCAGCCGGTGTGGATGATCGCCGCCGCGATCGCGTTGCCGGCGGCCACCGCCCTGGTGTGCGTCGTGGCACTGCGGCTGTGGTGGCGGGTGCGCGCGAGCAGGTGTATCCCGCACCGCTGGGTGTTCTCCACCGCTGTGGCGATGCTGGCCGCAGCGTTCGCGCACTCGACGTACGTCACGGTGGACGGCGCCCTGACCAACGGCGACTGGTCGCCGCGGCAGGTGCCGATCCTCGCGATGGTCGCCGCCGCGGTGGTGTTCATCGCCGTCGACGCCGTTCTGTGCGCGGTCGTCATCCGCCTTCTGGACCCGGCCAGCACCCCCAGCGAGATGTTCGGCGACCGGGCCGGCTTCACCGTCGACGCGGTGGCGGCCGGGCTGGGGTGCCTGGTGGCGGCGGCCTCGATGGTGACGCCGTGGGCGGGCATCCTCGGCGTATCGATCACGCTCGCCGGCCAACGCGCCCTGCTGCTCGGCCAACTGGAGTCCGAGGCGTCCACCGACGGCAAGACCGAGTTGACGAACTTCCCCCGTTGGCGGCAGGAGGTCGAGGAACTCCTCGACCGGGCCCGCCGCCGGGATGGCAGGTTCGCGATCCTGCTCGCCGACATCGACCACTTCAAGCTCATCAACGACCACCACGGCCACCTCGCGGGCGACCACGTCCTGCGCCAGGTCGCCGACCGGATCCGGAGCGTGATCCGGTCGGCCGACGTCGCCGGCCGGTTCGGTGGGGAGGAGTTCGTCATCGGCATGCCCGACGTGGACGTACGCCATGCCGTCGGCGCGGCCCACCGGCTGCGGTCGGCGATCTCCGACGCCCGGCTGCCGCTGCGCACGCGTGACTCCGGCGACTCCGACAGCTCTGGCGACTCCGACGACTCCGGCGACCTCCGAGAGGCCGCGCTTCCCGCCGGCGCGGACTGGGTCCGGCTCACCGTCTCGGTGGGAGTGGCGGTCTACCCCGTGGACGGAACGACCCTCGACCAGTTGCTGGAGTTCGCCGACCGTGGGCTGTACGCGGCCAAGACCGCCGGCCGGGACCGCGTCTCCCGCGGGCTGCCGCCGGCTGGCGAGGTCCTCCCGGCGACCGGCTCCCTCGACGACTCCGCGGACGGTTCCGGAGCCGACCCGCTCCCCGGACCAGTGGCCGGGCCAGTGGCCGGGTCAACTGTCGGATCGGTTGTCTCGCAGGGCGAATCGGTGCTGCCGCGGACGGGCGCGGCACTGCCGCACCCCGGCTCGGCGCCGGCCTCCGCCGACGATCTCGTCCGAGCCGATGCCGGCTTCCCGGCGGGTGCGGGCGTGCCGAGGGAACGCGTCTCGGGAACGAACTCGCGTCCGCCCGGCAGACACGCCCGGCCAGGACGCCACGCCCTGCCGGGCCTGCCTCCCGAGCAACCCACCGATCCCGGGCACCTGACAGCATCCTCGTCGTGACCGACCGCTGGTAGTGACCCTACGCAGGCGAAAGCGCCCGGGACAGATCGGCCAGGTGACCGTCCCGGGCGCTTCCGCGACCCCTCCCTGCGCGGCTTCGAAGCTGTTAGAAGCGGGTGTAGAGCAGGAGGTTCGGCGAACCCGTACGCGCGTTTCCGACCACGCCCTGGGTGGCCGCACCGACCAGTGCGTTACGAACGCTCGCCGGCGAGGCGCTCGGGTGGCCCTGCAGGTACAGCGCCGCCGCGCCGGTCACGTGCGGTGTGGCCATGGACGTACCGCTGATGGTGTTGGTCGCGGTGTCGCTGGTGTTCCACGTCGAGGTGATCGACGAGCCGGGCGCGAACAGGTCCAGGCAGGAGCCGTAGTTGGAGTACGAAGCTCGCGCGTCGGTCGAGGTGGTGGCACCCACGGTGACCGCCGCGGCGACCCTGGCCGGCGAGGTCCGGCTGGCGTTGGTGTGGGAGTTGCCGGCGGCCACGGAGTAGGTCACGCCTTCGGCGATGGAGTTGGTGACCGCGTTGTCCAGCGAGGTGGAGGCGCCCCCACCGAGGCTCATGTTCGCCACCGCCGGGCTGCCGGAGGAGTGGTTGGAGGTGACCCAGTTGATCCCGGCGATCACACCGGAGGTGGTGCCGCTGCCGTTGCAGTCGAGCACCCGCACGCCGACCAGCCGCACCGCCTTGGCCACGCCGTACGTCGCGCTGCCCACGGTGCCCGAGACGTGCGTGCCATGGCCGTTGCAGTCGTCGGCGCTACCGCCGTCTACCGCGTCGTAACCGCTCACCGCGCGCCCGCCGAACTGCTGGTGGCTGAACCGGATGCCGGTGTCGATGATGTACGCGGTGACGCCGGAACCGGTCGCGGTGTAGACGTAGCTGTTGTTCAGCGGCAGGGTGCGCTGGTCGATCCGGTCCAGTCCCCAGGTCGCGGGCGACTGCGTGGTGTCGACGCTGACCCGCTGGTCGGCCTCGACGTACTTCACGTTCGGGTTGGCCCGGACCTTCGCCAGCGCGGGCCCGGACAGGGTGGCAGCGAACCCCTTCAGCGCTGTGGCGTAGCTGTGGTGCACCCGGGCGCCGGCCGCGACCGCCTGGCCGCGTACGGAACGCACCTTCGCCGCCGAGGCCGAGTCGTCCAGGACGACGATGTAGTGACCCTTCACGGCAGTCGCCTGCTGGGTCGCGAGCAACGGTGCCGGACTCGGCCGCGGGCCGGCCGCGTTCGCCACACTCGCGGCGCCGACGGCCCCGGAGGTGCCGAGCGTCGCCAGGAGCGCGGCGGCGAGAGCGGCGAGCGGACGGCGCCAGGGCCGCCCCGAGTTCGTCGTCGATGACCTCCACGACATGGAGCCTCCTCATGGGTACGAGCCCGGCGGAGGCTGGGGCGCGCCACCGATGGACACTCTCCGTCGCCTCCACGCCGCACTGCGTCGGACTGACCGCATGTGTACGGGATCTCGGGGCCTTTGTCCATAGCTGCCCCGGTGACCGACAGGAAGTTTGCACAGTCCGGAAGGTGCCGCAACATCCCGTTCACGGAACGGGACCGAACGCTCAGGTGGTGACCCGGCCGTACCGGCGCACCTCGGTCCACCCGACACCCAGCGCGAGCGTGCGATGCGGGCGGTCGGCCAGCGCCTCGTCGACGAAACCGCGAGGTCGAGTTCGGCGTCACCGGCCAGGACCACCACCCTGGTGTCGCCGACGACGCGAAGTCCGCCGGCCACGTACGACACTTCCACCGGCGAAGCCGTCCACCATCGGGCAGCCGATCGAACCCGCTCGTGAGTAGCACCCGGCCCGATCGGGTACCTCTTCGAACGCCAAGCCTGGGAGGCCGATCCCACGGCCCAGTCACACCGTGTCGCGGGGAGTGTCGATGACGACCGGAGAAACCATGGATCGCTGGGGAGCCGGCGTCATCCCGTACGCGGAAATGGGTTACTGGCAGCCCGATTACGTCGTGAAACCGTCCGACATCCTGGCGGCGTTCCGGATCACGCCGCAGCAGGGCGTGCCCGCCGAGGAAGCCGGTGCCGCCGTCGCCGGTGAGTCGTCCACCGCCACCTGGACGGTGGTGTGGACCGACCGGCTCACCGCGTACGAGCGCTACCAGGGCAAGTGTTTCCGTGTCGATCCCGTGCCCGGCAAGAGCGGGGAGTACATCGCCTACGTCGCCTACGACATCGACCTGTTCGAGGAGGGGTCGATCGCCAACCTCACCTCCTCGATCATCGGCAACGTGTTCGGCTTCAAGGCCCTGCGCGCGCTGCGCCTCGAGGACATGCGGATCCCGCCGCACTACACCAAGACGTTCCAGGGACCCGCGCACGGCATCGTGATGGAACGCGAGTACCTCAACAAGTACGGCCGCCCGCTGCTCGGCGCCACCGTGAAGCCGAAGCTCGGCCTGTCCGCCCGCAACTACGGCCGGGTGGTCTACGAGGCGCTGCGCGGCGGACTGGACTTCACCAAGGACGACGAGAACATCAACTCCCAGCCGTTCATGCGCTGGCGGGACCGCTACCTGTTCTGCATGGAGGGCGTCACCCGAGCGGAGGCCGAGACCGGCGAGATCAAGGGGCACTACCTCAACGTCACCGCGGCGACGATGGAGGACATGTACGAGCGGGCGGAGTTGGCCCGCGACCTCGGCAGCGTCATCGTGATGATCGACCTGACCGTCGGCTACACCGCCATCCAGTCGATGGCCAACTGGGCCCGGCGCAACGGCATGTTGCTCCACCTGCACCGGGCCGGCCACTCGACGTACACCCGGCAGAAGACGCACGGCGTGAGCTTCCGGGTGATCGCGAAGTGGATGCGGCTGGCCGGTGTCGACCACATCCACGCCGGTACGGTCGTCGGCAAGCTGGAGGGTGACCCCAACACCGTCGCCGGGTTCTACGACACGCTGCGGGCGAACACGCTCGAACCCGATCCGATGAAGGGCCTGTACTTCGAGCAGGACTGGATGTCGCTGCCGGGGGTGATGCCGGTCGCCTCCGGCGGGATCCACGCCGGCCAGATGCACCAGCTGCTGCACTTCCTCGGCGAGGACGTCGTACTCCAGTTCGGCGGCGGCACGATCGGCCACCCGATGGGCATCGCGGCCGGCGCCACCGCCAACCGGGTCGCCCTGGAGGCGATGATCAAGGCCCGCAACGAGGGCCGGGACTACCTCCGCGAGGGCGAGGACATCCTGCGGGCCGCCGCGCGGCACAGCCGCGAACTCGACGTCGCGCTGTCCACCTGGGGCGACGTCACCTTCAACTACGAGTCGACCGACACCCCGGACGTCGTCGAGACGCCGACGTCGATCTAGGCCCACCGGCAGGCAGAACGCGAGGACGGATCGCATGCGGATCACCCAGGGCACCTTCTCCTATCTCCCCGACCTCACCGACGAGGACATCGAGAAGCAGATCCAGTACGCCCTCGACCAGGGCTGGTCGCTCGCGGTCGAGTTCACCGACGACCCGCATCCGCGCAACCACTACTGGGACATGTGGGGGCTGCCGATGTTCGACCTGCGCGACGCGGGCGGCGTGCTCTACGAGGTGAACGAGTGCCGGCGGGCGTACCCGGCGCGCTACGTCCGGGTGAACGCCTACGACGCCACGCACGAACGCCAGACCACCGCGCTGTCGTTCATCGTCAACCGGCCGGCCATCGAGCCCGGCTTCCGGGTGGTCCGCGAAGAAGGCCCGGATCGGCGGCTGCGCTACACGATCGCGTCGTACGCCGCCGACCGGCCGACGGGCGACCGCTACCCCAACGGCGACCACCCGGACGGCGGCAGCTCGAAGTGAGGCCGGTCGACGTGGGGCCGGACGACGGGAGCAGGGCCACGTGAGCGGGGGGGACGAGCGGCGGCGCGGGTTCGGGATGCCGACGCCCCGTCGCTCCGCTGCCGGCGGCGACGGGGCGTCGGCAGAAGCGGGCGAAGCCCCCGACGGTGGTGCACCGTCGACAGACGGGAGGTCCGTCGAGCCGTTGCCGGCCGACGCCTCCGTCGACCTCGCCGCCGAACGCCGGGCAGCCGGCATCGACGCGATCCTGGACTCCCTGGACGCCGAACTGGTCGGCCTGCGCCAGGTGAAGACCCGCATCCGGGAACTCGCGGCCCTGCTGCTGGTGGACCGCGTACGCCAGCGGTTCGCGCTGATGTCGTCCCGGCCCAGCCTGCACATGTCGTTCACCGGAAGCCCCGGCACCGGCAAGACGACCGTCGCCCTGCGCATGGCCGAACTCCTGCACAGGTTGGGCTGCATCGACCGCGGCCACCTGGTCGCGGTCACCCGGGACGACCTGGTGGGCCAGTACGTCGGGCACACCGCGCCGAAGACCAAGGAGGTGATCAAGCGCGCGATGGGCGGGGTGCTGTTCATCGACGAGGCGTACTACCTCTACCGGGCCGAGAACGAACGCGACTACGGCCAGGAGGCGATCGAGATCCTCCTGCAGGTGATGGAGAGTCAGCGCGACCGGTTGGTGGTGATCCTCGCCGGCTACAAGGACCGGATGGACTCCTTCTTCGCCTCCAACCCGGGCATGAGCTCGCGGCTCGCCCACCACCTCGACTTCCCCGACTACGACCTGGACGAGCTCGCCGCGATCGCCCGGCTGATGCTGGCGCAGGAGCACTACGAGTTCACCCCGGAGGCGGAGCGGACCTTCCGTGACTACCTGGAGCGGCGCATGCGCCAGCCGCGGTTCGCCAACGCACGTAGCGTTCGCAACGCGCTGGAACGTGCCCGGCTGCGGCAGGCGAACAGGCTGCTCGACGCGACCGGGCGCACCTGGCGCCGGGAGGACCTGATGCGGTTCGAGCCGGAGGACTTCCTCGCCAGCCGGGTGTTCGCGCAGTGACCGGTACGGATGTCAACCGTGGCTTGCGCGGACACCCCGAGCAGCCAGCAGGTGGTAGAGCAGCAGCAACTGCGTGATGGCCAGCGGCTCGCTGCGCTCACCGCTGCCGATGTCGCCCAGCGTCTCCGCCGGGAAGCCCGCGTCAACTCCCAGTTGCGCCCACAGCACCTTCTCCACGATCCGGCTCTCCTCGCGCGGGACGTAGCCGTGGATGTGGAGTACGTCGACGGGCTGGCCGTCCTCGTCCCTGCACAGCCGAAGGTGGATCGCCCGCTGGTCGCGCTCGGCCAGTGAACCGCTCAGGTCCGGGTGGCGGATCGTGGGGCGCAACATGAGCTCGGCCGACAGCGGCGTACCCGGTGGGTCGTCCCGCCCGGCGACCGGGGCGAACATCACGACGATGTCGGCGAACGCGCGTTGCGGGCGGATGTAGGCGGCGGACTCCGGCTCGCGGTCGACGAGTTCGGCCAGCACCTGGTCGGCGGTGTAGCCGCGCCTGCTGGTGTCCCGGCGTACCTTCCACTGCCGGCGGATGTCCTCGGGCGGGCCGAGGTAGGCGGTGATGTCGAAGCAGGCCCGCATCAGCCGGGTGTGCAACGGCAGCAGACCCTCCACGATGACGAACTCCTTCGGCCGCACCAGCACCGGCCGGGTGAGCTCACCGGTGGAGTGGTCGTAGACCGGCTTGAGGATCGGCTGCCCGCCGGCCAGCAACTCCAGATGCTGCTCGATGATCTCGACGTAGTTGCAGTCCGGGTGCAGCGCGGTGAACGGTTTGCCGCGGCGTTCCACCCGGTCGTAACGGTGATAGTCGTCGACGCAGATCGTGGTCACGCGCTCCGGGCCGAGCGCCTCGGCGAGCCCCTTGGTGAGGGTGGTCTTCCCGGCCGCGCTGTCGCCGGCGATCCCGATCATGATGGGCTGGCGTACCGGCGCCTTGTCGTCACGGACGCGGTGCATCCGGATCAGCTTGTGCGGCATGTCCTTTCCCTCCCCTCCCCGTACGGACGTGTCGCCACCGCCGGGACATGCCGCCAGCCAGTGCGTTTGACCCGGGACCCGCACCATGTCCGCAAACGACACGGGGTCCCCTCGTCCGCCTGCCCGAAACCGTAGGGCGGGCCGGCCGGGAGCGGCATCCCCCCGCCGAGGGGCGGCCGGGGTGAGGTCGTTGCCGACGGCGTGGGTACACCAGAAAGGCCCCGGTGCCTGCCTTGTCGCTCCTACCCTCGGTGCATGGACAGCCGAGCCGGGGGCGGCGGTCGAACCGTACGTGGGCGGGCGAATCCGCCCGGGCGTACCAAACCCCCACCCAGACCGGAATCCAGGCCGGAATCCAGGCAGGGCGGGAACGGGCGGCCGCTGCGGATCATCCTGGTCGACGACCACGAGATGGTCCTGGAGGGGCTGAAGGCGCTGCTCGCCCGGTTCCGGGGCCGGGTGCGGATCGTGGCGCAGTCGGTGAGCGCGGACGCCGCCGAGCCGATGGTGGCGGCACTCGACCCGGACCTCGTGGTCTCCGACGTACGCCTGCGCGGCTCGGTGAGCGGGCTGGACCTGTGCCGGCGCCTGGTCGAGACCACGCCCGGCCGCCGGGTGGTCCTGCTCAGCGCATACGACGACGAGCAGTACCTCTTCCAGGCCCTTCGCGCAGGGGCGGCGGGCTACCTGCTCAAGTCCATCGACCGGGAGGAACTCGTCCGGATGCTGGAGCGGGCCGCGCGCGGGGAGACGGTGGTCGACCCGAGCATGGCCGGGCGGGCGGTCGCGTCCGCGGCGCGCCTGCAGGCCGGGGAGTTCTGGCCGGGCGCGCACCTGGGTCTCAGCCAGCGGGAGAGCGAGGTGCTCGGGTTCCTCGTCACCGGGCTGTCCAACCGGGCGATCGCCGGGAAGCTGGTCCTCGGCGAGGAGACGGTGAAGACGCACGTCCGCTCCATCTTCCGCAAGCTGTCGGTGAACGACCGGGCCGGCGCGGTCGCGGTCGCCCTGCGCGAAGGGATCTTCCGGTGACCGGCCGCGCCCTCGGCCTGGCCGACGCGGCGTCGGAGAACGCGCTGCTCGTCGGCATCATCGAGGCCATCTCGGCCGGACCCGAACTCGAGCTGCTGGCCGCCCGGGTCGCTCCCCTGATCGTCGCCGCCACCGCCACCGACGAGTGCTTCGTCCACGTCCTCGACGACACCGAACAGTCACTCACGCTCGCGGGCGCGACCCCACCGTTCGACCAGGAGGTGGGGCGGGTACGCCTGCGGCTCGGCGAGGGCGTCACCGGTTGGGCGGCGAGCCGTCGCGAGCCCGTCGTCATCGTGGAGGGCAAGGCGAACGACCCGCGGTACCGCTACTTCCCGGAGCTGCGCGGTGAGGAGTACACCTCGATGGTGTCGGTGCCGATGGCCAGCTCGCCCGGCGGGCTGGTCGGCGTACTCAACGTGCACACCCGGCAGCGACGGGAGTTCACCGAGGCGGACGTACGGCTGCTGACGTCGATCGGCAGCCTGATCGCCGGCGCGGTGCACCAGGCCCGGCTGCACCGCCGGCTGGCCACCCGCGAACGCGCGCACGAGCGGTTCGCCGAGCAGGCGGTCGCCGCCCAGGAGGCCGAACGCCGCCGGCTCGCCGCCGACATCCACGACGGCATCACCCAGCGGCTGTGCAGCCTGCGGTTCCACCTCGACGCGGCGGCGGAGGCGCTGACGGAGGAGCCGGCGTTCGCCGCCGAGCAGCTCGTACTGTCCCGCCGGCTCACCCACCTGGCGATCGACGAGGCCCACGCGGCCATCAACGGGCTGCGCCCGCCCGTGCTGGACGATCTCGGCCTGGCCGACAGCCTGGCCAGCCTGGCCCGCGCCGTCGCCGGGGTCGACGTGCTCGTCGAGGTGGACCGGTGCGCACTGCCCGAGCACGTCGAGATCGCGCTGTACCGCATCGCTCAGGAGGCGTTCCAGAACGTCGTGAAGCACGCCGGAGCGAGCAACGTCCGGCTGAGCCTGCGGCGTTCGGGGCCGGAGGTCTCGCTGGAGGTCAGCGACGACGGGCGGGGCTTCGACCTGCTCGCCGCCGACCCGCCCACGACGACGGTGGGTCCCCACTGCGGCGGCTACGGGCTGGGCAGCATGGCCGAACGTGCCGAGCTCATCGGCGGGCGGCTCGACGTCCGGTCCGCGCCCGGCCGGGGCACGACAGTCCTCGCCCGGGCCGCTGTCCAGCCGCAGTGACGCTTGCGACCGGTCAGTCGCCGTACGGTCGGGCGTCGCGACCGGCCCGCAGCGTGAACGCCCACCAGGCGAGCTGGTCCAGCAACACCTTCGCGGCGAGTTCGACCGCGCCCGGTTCGATCGGCTCACCCTCGCCGTCGAACCTCGTCCGCGCCTGATGGAAGCTCACCGTCTCCCGCACGGTCACGGCGTGGAGTTCGGCGAAGACCTGGCGGAGTTGCTCAGCCGCGCGCAGACCGCCGGACACACCGCCGTACGTCACGAAGCCGACCGGCTTGGCCCGCCACTCCACCCGGACTGTGTCGATCGCGGTCTTCAGCGGACCCGGGTAGCCGTGGTTGTACTCCGGCACGATCACGACGTAGGCGTCCGCCGCACCGATCCGTTCGGTGAACCCGTCGACGTCTCGCGGCATGCCGTGGTCGGTGACGTCGGCGAGGTCGATGACGTCCACCACGATGTCGCCGCGGCGTTCGACCTGGCCGAGGAACCAGTTCGCGATCACCGGCGCGAACCTGCCCTCGCGGACACTGCCGACGATCACCGCGAGCTGGAACTTGCTTTCGGACACAGGGAAATCCCTTCGGATCGGCTCGGGCACCCGGGTCCGGTGGGCGCCCGACTACCAACCTAGGACCTGAAGTAATGTTCAGATCAACGTCGAGCGGTCCGTGGAGGTGGCCAACTTGGACGGAGTGTCCTGGGACCAGAAGGAACTCTCGGTCGGTCAACTCGCCGAACGCAGCGGAGTCGCGGTCTCCGCGCTGCACTTCTACGAACGCCAGCACCTGATCACCAGCAGGCGCACCAGCGGCAACCAGCGCCGCTACCGC contains:
- a CDS encoding GAF domain-containing sensor histidine kinase; translation: MTGRALGLADAASENALLVGIIEAISAGPELELLAARVAPLIVAATATDECFVHVLDDTEQSLTLAGATPPFDQEVGRVRLRLGEGVTGWAASRREPVVIVEGKANDPRYRYFPELRGEEYTSMVSVPMASSPGGLVGVLNVHTRQRREFTEADVRLLTSIGSLIAGAVHQARLHRRLATRERAHERFAEQAVAAQEAERRRLAADIHDGITQRLCSLRFHLDAAAEALTEEPAFAAEQLVLSRRLTHLAIDEAHAAINGLRPPVLDDLGLADSLASLARAVAGVDVLVEVDRCALPEHVEIALYRIAQEAFQNVVKHAGASNVRLSLRRSGPEVSLEVSDDGRGFDLLAADPPTTTVGPHCGGYGLGSMAERAELIGGRLDVRSAPGRGTTVLARAAVQPQ
- a CDS encoding response regulator transcription factor, with the protein product MDSRAGGGGRTVRGRANPPGRTKPPPRPESRPESRQGGNGRPLRIILVDDHEMVLEGLKALLARFRGRVRIVAQSVSADAAEPMVAALDPDLVVSDVRLRGSVSGLDLCRRLVETTPGRRVVLLSAYDDEQYLFQALRAGAAGYLLKSIDREELVRMLERAARGETVVDPSMAGRAVASAARLQAGEFWPGAHLGLSQRESEVLGFLVTGLSNRAIAGKLVLGEETVKTHVRSIFRKLSVNDRAGAVAVALREGIFR
- a CDS encoding NAD(P)H-dependent oxidoreductase, producing MSESKFQLAVIVGSVREGRFAPVIANWFLGQVERRGDIVVDVIDLADVTDHGMPRDVDGFTERIGAADAYVVIVPEYNHGYPGPLKTAIDTVRVEWRAKPVGFVTYGGVSGGLRAAEQLRQVFAELHAVTVRETVSFHQARTRFDGEGEPIEPGAVELAAKVLLDQLAWWAFTLRAGRDARPYGD
- the cbbX gene encoding CbbX protein, which encodes MPADASVDLAAERRAAGIDAILDSLDAELVGLRQVKTRIRELAALLLVDRVRQRFALMSSRPSLHMSFTGSPGTGKTTVALRMAELLHRLGCIDRGHLVAVTRDDLVGQYVGHTAPKTKEVIKRAMGGVLFIDEAYYLYRAENERDYGQEAIEILLQVMESQRDRLVVILAGYKDRMDSFFASNPGMSSRLAHHLDFPDYDLDELAAIARLMLAQEHYEFTPEAERTFRDYLERRMRQPRFANARSVRNALERARLRQANRLLDATGRTWRREDLMRFEPEDFLASRVFAQ
- a CDS encoding phosphoribulokinase, which codes for MPHKLIRMHRVRDDKAPVRQPIMIGIAGDSAAGKTTLTKGLAEALGPERVTTICVDDYHRYDRVERRGKPFTALHPDCNYVEIIEQHLELLAGGQPILKPVYDHSTGELTRPVLVRPKEFVIVEGLLPLHTRLMRACFDITAYLGPPEDIRRQWKVRRDTSRRGYTADQVLAELVDREPESAAYIRPQRAFADIVVMFAPVAGRDDPPGTPLSAELMLRPTIRHPDLSGSLAERDQRAIHLRLCRDEDGQPVDVLHIHGYVPREESRIVEKVLWAQLGVDAGFPAETLGDIGSGERSEPLAITQLLLLYHLLAARGVRASHG